ttaaaaaCAATCCGGTGTACGAATGCCTGGCACAATTTGGCGCATTTCAGTGAGATACCAGCTTGGGATTGAAACATGCAAACTTTGTCAGTCTAGTACTGACTGACCTTTCGTGCCTCGTCCTCCTCATACCAGACatagtccgccattttgttcagCATGTCCACAAACCCGTCCGCCATCATGTCGGCCCATGCCTGCTCAATGTTCGTCTTTCCTGCACGTCCTAATATCAAATACAGGGGAGACTTAGTGAACGCCCTCTAGACTACGAAATTGTATTGCAGTTCCCACGAAAATGGCAATAACCCTTCGTGACGATCGCATTAATCTTAGAGTATGATGCTGATCTCACGATCTCGGTTCAATGGACATGTTCAAAAGTTGACTTTCACGTCCTAGTAGTGACCACACCTTTTTAGCGAGAGAAAAGACATTGACTTTAAGTGTAAAACAGTATACTAGTACATCAAACAGCAGAGACAGAGTAACGTTGTTAAATATGTATACATCTTTACAGTGCAGGTCGGGCTgttcttaaaggaaagctacacaaaaaattgaaaatccttctatgctatgcttaatatattccaaagtcaaattcttacttcaagttgtttcacataagtccgtcatagttttgggattttccacagtttgcaacttatgccgtgctgacgccttctcacctaataattgaattatatgacgtcagtgtttccaATGTtccacctgatgattgtattatatgacgtcagtgttttaaaattcaatcatcaggtgaaaaaattggaaacactgacgtcatgtaattcaattatcaggtgagaaggcgtcagcacggcataagttgcaaactgtggaaaatcccagaactatgacggacttatgtgaaacaacttgaagtaagaatttgactttggaatatataaagcatagcatagaaggattttcaattttttgtgtagctttcctttaaagctACACACTGAACACTACTTTGAATGGCCTTCTTATTCCGGTTGTCATTCTTCATTCTACCTACCTGACTCCTTGGCGACAAACCTCGCGATGGCAACGCTCTGGCAGATCATGGTACCGTCCACTTCCAGCACAGGCGCCTGACCCATCGGCATCTctggaaaaagttttttttttttaaggagAAGAAAAACATAATGTATTCCTGACTTTGATAAAACAAATCATTCGTAAACAAAAAAGTCAGAGCAGAAAATCAATTAGGGGCTCGAGCGAACACTGACTGTGCTTGCACTCAGACCGTGAACGTCCGTTCAATCTGTAACACCGGTAAAAGGAAATATAACGGTATTCCCATAAGCCccttgaggccgtaggggcagttgcttcttatccactgtgtctagggcaacgtactggaaggcggagcccaaccatCTGCCCTCATCGCCTTTTATCTCCTCAACCGACGTCAGGTTCACATTTAACACATgaatggagtgaggaaagttgtgtaaagttcCTTTTCCAGGGACAAAACGTCCAGCCAGAAATACCAGCAATCGAATATCGTTGACTCTTGATGGGGATAAGGTTCTTAATAAGCTAGTGGTCACCTCACTGGGCTGCGCCAACTTGCGCAAGACAGTCGCAAAGGTGCGCTATTTTtgaaattgtgattttttttttaatgttaaaaaaaatcaggattCACTACATGGCTAGGCTCCAAGCGGCCCAAAACGTCGCAATCAttgcaaatctctttttttttatgaaCTCCTAATAATTAAACACCGGTTCTCAAATCCAGTGACAGCACtcaagttatcttgtatctgattggAGCCGAAACTGAAAACGTGACATTCCGTGCGGGACAATTCTTTATGTAGACGTCACGTATTTTACCTGTGAAAGGAAAAATTGTCGCAATAATTTCCTAGCGCAATTGTCGCAGTCCAGCGTGATGCCAACAGCCTTGCCTTGTGTAGTCAGCTAACCTAACGGACGTTGACCTGCGTGCCATCCTGGTCAGATTACATTTGCAACAACCGCGACAGTCGGATCGGACGTCAATATTGGCTGGCGCAGCATATGCTTATGTCTAGATCTATGTGGCAACCACGATCACAGCGACTGGAGCATGTTGTCTCTATACTCGGCTTTTCACAGCACTGAGACACCCGTTAGAATTCAACGAGAGGCCGATGCTAGCTATATCACCACTTCAAAGGTTCCAAGAATTGTGTATTCAAGAAACACATCATTATCCATGGCAATCTCCCTAAACCGTTTTGACATTGCCTCCTTTATCTGATAACGTATGTACTACTGCTGCAGCATCTGGTGAATACTGTGTGTAACCAGCAGCAGCCGTCGGATCAGTGGCAAAAATAGGAACTACGGATCCGGAATCATCCTCAGTGGTCATTCTATTAAAACGTCACCTAACTGCCTAAGGACAACTACATCAAGCCATTTAACAATCAGCCCAAAATGATGTACACACATCGATTGTATTACGTAACAAATGAGTATGTATGACAAGCTATTGGGAACTGAATAGACCATGACAGTTGTGGGTTAGCTATATCGACTAACTATACTTACTACGCTATATCATGTAGGGATATAGAAAGCAGTGATGACCTACTTGGCTTGTATTCCGGCCATTGCTCATACTCTAAGCGGATGTCCTCGTAAGGCAGACCGGCGGCTGCCAGCATCAGCCTGGCGGGCTCCGCTCTTCCTCGGCCGTGGAAGTAGTAAAGCTTGTAGCTCGGCATCCTTGCAATAGATTCGTAACCGTCGATGTTGCTATAGAATCATCTATTGGACCGAGAGTCTACGTGCAGACTAGAGTGATGTGGCAAAGGGAATAGATCTGGGCGGAACCATCTACGTTTGGGACGGGTTTTAGGGGTAAAAATACGTGACTGTACTGAATGCTATAACGGAGACTGATCCTTGCTTTGCCCATAGATAAATGACTGTATATTTCGCACAATATGTATCGAATAGTACATTCAAAACGTTCTGTTCAATATGTCACAGTAATTGGTTGTCATCCCCCAATGGGTGTGAATTGGTAGATTCTCGATGAACTTTCGTTGACCGGTCAGGCTGCGAACTAGGGCTGAATGTTGAGTATGAGAATTACGGGGACCGTTTGCTGCTGGAAATGGACAGCGAGACGAGGAAGGAGGCGGAAAGCACTGAACCTTTCCATTTACAAATATGAAGATGACATTGCTTTAAACCTTTTATTCCATCGATCCTTGGCTGTCCAAAGGCTGTGTTACTATTTGTTATATacctttatttgtttttgtcatttccaGAAGTGATACTAATAGTTACCTACTTCAGTACAGTCATGAATAATAACTTGCTGGATTGCATCCCCTCTGTGTCCTGTACTTTTTCTTATTGATCAATAGAAAaaagtagcctggagtccagccttcttatctttagtccgctacccactccgctcctcgccaagaAAGACGGGGatcggagcttgggtagcggactaaaagataaagaaggctggactccggATCCAGgctagaaaaaaaaaccttagAGAGAAATCGGGTTCCGTGTGATAGGATTACAGGTTTgccacgtgtgtgtgtgtgtgtgtgtgtgtgtgtgtgtgtgtgtgtgtgtgtgtgtgtgtgtgtgtgtgtgtgtgtgtgtgtgtgtgtgtgtgtgtgtgtgtgtttggttgttatttttttattgcagGAAAAATCCCTGGGGATTTTGAAACTAGCCCAATACCAAATGTATAACGATCGGTCCAGGCATTTTCAGGTCACGGATGCTGTGACGCTACATGAATACAGCTGCGCGTCTGTGATGTACCGTTAacatccaagcagatatgtggTTTCGAGTTGACTTCGTCTATCTGTTTGTTGTGTTCTCCACTAAAAATGGTCAATTCCACAGTCGtggaagttaaaaaaaa
The nucleotide sequence above comes from Branchiostoma lanceolatum isolate klBraLanc5 chromosome 14, klBraLanc5.hap2, whole genome shotgun sequence. Encoded proteins:
- the LOC136449160 gene encoding S-crystallin SL11-like; amino-acid sequence: MPSYKLYYFHGRGRAEPARLMLAAAGLPYEDIRLEYEQWPEYKPKMPMGQAPVLEVDGTMICQSVAIARFVAKESGRAGKTNIEQAWADMMADGFVDMLNKMADYVWYEEDEARKAEKKKTFFDTTLPEFLGYFEKLLVANNGGGGFFVGDGLTHAEAFFLCLSDDIIAEKPNVLSPYPKLAALVERIKTYPGIKEWLAKRPQTPF